Proteins co-encoded in one Mastacembelus armatus chromosome 24, fMasArm1.2, whole genome shotgun sequence genomic window:
- the LOC113137084 gene encoding uncharacterized protein LOC113137084 isoform X1 produces the protein MRERRTMAELTGIITSLFVMLLIDFPAETGQVSFINIDVRDGDDVTLSCENVKSDQDKCQKTNWFVDYPGQTERVEIITQGQISKSKPDRLSVTENCSLVLKKVTVEDVGRYTCRQFDTSGRQQGSDSVVFLSVVTMTEQKLHDKVTFSCQVFRQDDCYHLVKWLFQDKDVDQNNKDFQTSQTVCYANVAFLDSHFIYSSRFKLFECEVTNTDSGKVQRFSFRRQSSGEETGQDTTTTTKPTTMKQTTSSTGKSITTVSNSDFTNLVTAN, from the exons atgagagagagaagaacgaTGGCTGAATTGACAGGGATTATAACGTCTTTATTTGTGATGCTGCTGATTGACTTTCCAG CAGAAACTGGACAAGTTTCCTTCATCAACATCGATGTCAGAGATGGAGACGACGTCACTTTGtcttgtgaaaatgtgaaaagtgatcaggataaatgtcagaaaactaaTTGGTTCGTCGATTatccaggacagacagaaagagttGAGATTATTACACAGGGTCAGATTTCCAAATCTAAACCAGACAGACTGAGTGTTACAGAGAACTGTTCTCTGGTTCTAAAGAAGGTCACAGTTGAGGATGTTGGTCGTTACACCTGCAGACAGTTTGACACATCAGGACGACAACAAGGTTCAGACTCTGtggtttttctgtctgttgttaCCA TGACTGAACAGAAGCTCCATGATAAAGTGACGTTCAGCTGCCAAGTGTTTAGGCAGGATGATTGTTATCACCTAGTGAAGTGGCTGTTTCAGGATAAAGATGTGGATCAAAATAACAAAGACTTCCAGACATCACAGACTGTCTGCTACGCCAATGTGGCTTTTCTGGATTCTCACTTTATTTACTCATCAAGGTTTAAATTATTCGAGTGTGAAGTGACAAATACTGACAGTGGAAAAGTGCAGAGGTTCAGCTTCAGACGTCAGAGCTCAGGtgaggaaacag GTCaggacacaacaacaacaactaaaccaacaacaatgaaacaaacaacatcATCAACAGGTAAAAGCATCACAACAGTCAGTAATTCTGATTTTACAAACCTAGTCACAGCTAATTAA
- the LOC113137084 gene encoding uncharacterized protein LOC113137084 isoform X3, with protein MRERRTMAELTGIITSLFVMLLIDFPAETGQVSFINIDVRDGDDVTLSCENVKSDQDKCQKTNWFVDYPGQTERVEIITQGQISKSKPDRLSVTENCSLVLKKVTVEDVGRYTCRQFDTSGRQQGSDSVVFLSVVTMTEQKLHDKVTFSCQVFRQDDCYHLVKWLFQDKDVDQNNKDFQTSQTVCYANVAFLDSHFIYSSRFKLFECEVTNTDSGKVQRFSFRRQSSGQDTTTTTKPTTMKQTTSSTGKSITTVSNSDFTNLVTAN; from the exons atgagagagagaagaacgaTGGCTGAATTGACAGGGATTATAACGTCTTTATTTGTGATGCTGCTGATTGACTTTCCAG CAGAAACTGGACAAGTTTCCTTCATCAACATCGATGTCAGAGATGGAGACGACGTCACTTTGtcttgtgaaaatgtgaaaagtgatcaggataaatgtcagaaaactaaTTGGTTCGTCGATTatccaggacagacagaaagagttGAGATTATTACACAGGGTCAGATTTCCAAATCTAAACCAGACAGACTGAGTGTTACAGAGAACTGTTCTCTGGTTCTAAAGAAGGTCACAGTTGAGGATGTTGGTCGTTACACCTGCAGACAGTTTGACACATCAGGACGACAACAAGGTTCAGACTCTGtggtttttctgtctgttgttaCCA TGACTGAACAGAAGCTCCATGATAAAGTGACGTTCAGCTGCCAAGTGTTTAGGCAGGATGATTGTTATCACCTAGTGAAGTGGCTGTTTCAGGATAAAGATGTGGATCAAAATAACAAAGACTTCCAGACATCACAGACTGTCTGCTACGCCAATGTGGCTTTTCTGGATTCTCACTTTATTTACTCATCAAGGTTTAAATTATTCGAGTGTGAAGTGACAAATACTGACAGTGGAAAAGTGCAGAGGTTCAGCTTCAGACGTCAGAGCTCAG GTCaggacacaacaacaacaactaaaccaacaacaatgaaacaaacaacatcATCAACAGGTAAAAGCATCACAACAGTCAGTAATTCTGATTTTACAAACCTAGTCACAGCTAATTAA
- the LOC113137084 gene encoding uncharacterized protein LOC113137084 isoform X2 has translation MRERRTMAELTGIITSLFVMLLIDFPETGQVSFINIDVRDGDDVTLSCENVKSDQDKCQKTNWFVDYPGQTERVEIITQGQISKSKPDRLSVTENCSLVLKKVTVEDVGRYTCRQFDTSGRQQGSDSVVFLSVVTMTEQKLHDKVTFSCQVFRQDDCYHLVKWLFQDKDVDQNNKDFQTSQTVCYANVAFLDSHFIYSSRFKLFECEVTNTDSGKVQRFSFRRQSSGEETGQDTTTTTKPTTMKQTTSSTGKSITTVSNSDFTNLVTAN, from the exons atgagagagagaagaacgaTGGCTGAATTGACAGGGATTATAACGTCTTTATTTGTGATGCTGCTGATTGACTTTCCAG AAACTGGACAAGTTTCCTTCATCAACATCGATGTCAGAGATGGAGACGACGTCACTTTGtcttgtgaaaatgtgaaaagtgatcaggataaatgtcagaaaactaaTTGGTTCGTCGATTatccaggacagacagaaagagttGAGATTATTACACAGGGTCAGATTTCCAAATCTAAACCAGACAGACTGAGTGTTACAGAGAACTGTTCTCTGGTTCTAAAGAAGGTCACAGTTGAGGATGTTGGTCGTTACACCTGCAGACAGTTTGACACATCAGGACGACAACAAGGTTCAGACTCTGtggtttttctgtctgttgttaCCA TGACTGAACAGAAGCTCCATGATAAAGTGACGTTCAGCTGCCAAGTGTTTAGGCAGGATGATTGTTATCACCTAGTGAAGTGGCTGTTTCAGGATAAAGATGTGGATCAAAATAACAAAGACTTCCAGACATCACAGACTGTCTGCTACGCCAATGTGGCTTTTCTGGATTCTCACTTTATTTACTCATCAAGGTTTAAATTATTCGAGTGTGAAGTGACAAATACTGACAGTGGAAAAGTGCAGAGGTTCAGCTTCAGACGTCAGAGCTCAGGtgaggaaacag GTCaggacacaacaacaacaactaaaccaacaacaatgaaacaaacaacatcATCAACAGGTAAAAGCATCACAACAGTCAGTAATTCTGATTTTACAAACCTAGTCACAGCTAATTAA
- the LOC113137082 gene encoding uncharacterized protein LOC113137082 isoform X2, which yields MRERRTMAELTGIITSLFVMLLIDFPETGQVSFINTDVRDGDDVTLSCENVKSDQDKCQKTNWFVDYPGQTERVEIITQGQISKSKPDRLSVTENCSLVLKKVTVEDVGRYTCRQFDTSGRQQGSDSVVFLSVVTMTEQKLHDKVTFSCQVFRQDDCYHLVKWLFQDKDVDQNNKDFQTSQTVCYATVTFLDSHFIYSSRFKLFKCEVTNTDGGKVQKFSFRRQSSGEETGQDTTTTTTTTTTTTKPTTTTTTTTKPTAGDSPKASGFGPEQKTDPQCLNGFPGWWRFIIVSVGLATLIIIVVTVNVWTRTKGKKTQMDKNTGRDGDDDGEGRVKYENVGDPSVSVRLH from the exons atgagagagagaagaacgaTGGCTGAATTGACAGGGATTATAACGTCTTTATTTGTGATGCTGCTGATTGACTTTCCAG AAACTGGACAAGTTTCCTTCATCAACACCGATGTCAGAGATGGAGACGACGTCACTTTGtcttgtgaaaatgtgaaaagtgatcaggataaatgtcagaaaactaaTTGGTTTGTCGATTatccaggacagacagaaagagttGAGATTATTACACAGGGTCAGATTTCCAAATCTAAACCAGACAGACTGAGTGTTACAGAGAACTGTTCTCTGGTTCTAAAGAAGGTCACAGTTGAGGATGTTGGTCGTTACACCTGCAGACAGTTTGACACATCAGGACGACAACAAGGTTCAGACTCTGtggtttttctgtctgttgttaCCA TGACTGAACAGAAGCTCCATGATAAAGTGACGTTCAGCTGCCAAGTGTTTAGGCAGGATGATTGTTATCACCTAGTGAAGTGGCTGTTTCAGGATAAAGATGTGGATCAAAATAACAAAGACTTCCAGACATCACAGACTGTCTGCTACGCCACTGTGACTTTTCTGGATTCTCACTTTATTTACTCATCAAGGTTTAAATTATTCAAGTGTGAAGTGACAAATACTGACGGTGGAAAAGTGCAGAAGTTCAGCTTCAGACGTCAGAGCTCAGGtgaggaaacag GTCaggacacaacaacaacaacaacaacaacaacaacaacaactaaaccaacaacaacaacaacaacaacaactaaacCAACAGCAGGTGATTCTCCAAAAGcatcag GATTTGGCCCAGAACAGAAAACTGACCCACAATGTTTGAATGGTTTTCCAGGTTGGTGGAGGTTCATTATCGTCTCTGTGGGTTTAGCAACTCTCATAATTATTGTTGTCACCGTCAACGTGTGGACGAGAACTAAAG ggAAGAAAACCCAGATGGATAAAAACACT GGAcgtgatggtgatgatgatggtgaaggTAGAGTGAAATATGAAAACGTTGGAGAcccttctgtttctgtcagactcCACTGA
- the LOC113137082 gene encoding uncharacterized protein LOC113137082 isoform X5 — MRERRTMAELTGIITSLFVMLLIDFPAETGQVSFINTDVRDGDDVTLSCENVKSDQDKCQKTNWFVDYPGQTERVEIITQGQISKSKPDRLSVTENCSLVLKKVTVEDVGRYTCRQFDTSGRQQGSDSVVFLSVVTMTEQKLHDKVTFSCQVFRQDDCYHLVKWLFQDKDVDQNNKDFQTSQTVCYATVTFLDSHFIYSSRFKLFKCEVTNTDGGKVQKFSFRRQSSGQDTTTTTTTTTTTTKPTTTTTTTTKPTAGDSPKASGWWRFIIVSVGLATLIIIVVTVNVWTRTKGKKTQMDKNTGRDGDDDGEGRVKYENVGDPSVSVRLH; from the exons atgagagagagaagaacgaTGGCTGAATTGACAGGGATTATAACGTCTTTATTTGTGATGCTGCTGATTGACTTTCCAG CAGAAACTGGACAAGTTTCCTTCATCAACACCGATGTCAGAGATGGAGACGACGTCACTTTGtcttgtgaaaatgtgaaaagtgatcaggataaatgtcagaaaactaaTTGGTTTGTCGATTatccaggacagacagaaagagttGAGATTATTACACAGGGTCAGATTTCCAAATCTAAACCAGACAGACTGAGTGTTACAGAGAACTGTTCTCTGGTTCTAAAGAAGGTCACAGTTGAGGATGTTGGTCGTTACACCTGCAGACAGTTTGACACATCAGGACGACAACAAGGTTCAGACTCTGtggtttttctgtctgttgttaCCA TGACTGAACAGAAGCTCCATGATAAAGTGACGTTCAGCTGCCAAGTGTTTAGGCAGGATGATTGTTATCACCTAGTGAAGTGGCTGTTTCAGGATAAAGATGTGGATCAAAATAACAAAGACTTCCAGACATCACAGACTGTCTGCTACGCCACTGTGACTTTTCTGGATTCTCACTTTATTTACTCATCAAGGTTTAAATTATTCAAGTGTGAAGTGACAAATACTGACGGTGGAAAAGTGCAGAAGTTCAGCTTCAGACGTCAGAGCTCAG GTCaggacacaacaacaacaacaacaacaacaacaacaacaactaaaccaacaacaacaacaacaacaacaactaaacCAACAGCAGGTGATTCTCCAAAAGcatcag GTTGGTGGAGGTTCATTATCGTCTCTGTGGGTTTAGCAACTCTCATAATTATTGTTGTCACCGTCAACGTGTGGACGAGAACTAAAG ggAAGAAAACCCAGATGGATAAAAACACT GGAcgtgatggtgatgatgatggtgaaggTAGAGTGAAATATGAAAACGTTGGAGAcccttctgtttctgtcagactcCACTGA
- the LOC113137082 gene encoding uncharacterized protein LOC113137082 isoform X4: protein MRERRTMAELTGIITSLFVMLLIDFPAETGQVSFINTDVRDGDDVTLSCENVKSDQDKCQKTNWFVDYPGQTERVEIITQGQISKSKPDRLSVTENCSLVLKKVTVEDVGRYTCRQFDTSGRQQGSDSVVFLSVVTMTEQKLHDKVTFSCQVFRQDDCYHLVKWLFQDKDVDQNNKDFQTSQTVCYATVTFLDSHFIYSSRFKLFKCEVTNTDGGKVQKFSFRRQSSGEETGQDTTTTTTTTTTTTKPTTTTTTTTKPTAGDSPKASGWWRFIIVSVGLATLIIIVVTVNVWTRTKGKKTQMDKNTGRDGDDDGEGRVKYENVGDPSVSVRLH, encoded by the exons atgagagagagaagaacgaTGGCTGAATTGACAGGGATTATAACGTCTTTATTTGTGATGCTGCTGATTGACTTTCCAG CAGAAACTGGACAAGTTTCCTTCATCAACACCGATGTCAGAGATGGAGACGACGTCACTTTGtcttgtgaaaatgtgaaaagtgatcaggataaatgtcagaaaactaaTTGGTTTGTCGATTatccaggacagacagaaagagttGAGATTATTACACAGGGTCAGATTTCCAAATCTAAACCAGACAGACTGAGTGTTACAGAGAACTGTTCTCTGGTTCTAAAGAAGGTCACAGTTGAGGATGTTGGTCGTTACACCTGCAGACAGTTTGACACATCAGGACGACAACAAGGTTCAGACTCTGtggtttttctgtctgttgttaCCA TGACTGAACAGAAGCTCCATGATAAAGTGACGTTCAGCTGCCAAGTGTTTAGGCAGGATGATTGTTATCACCTAGTGAAGTGGCTGTTTCAGGATAAAGATGTGGATCAAAATAACAAAGACTTCCAGACATCACAGACTGTCTGCTACGCCACTGTGACTTTTCTGGATTCTCACTTTATTTACTCATCAAGGTTTAAATTATTCAAGTGTGAAGTGACAAATACTGACGGTGGAAAAGTGCAGAAGTTCAGCTTCAGACGTCAGAGCTCAGGtgaggaaacag GTCaggacacaacaacaacaacaacaacaacaacaacaacaactaaaccaacaacaacaacaacaacaacaactaaacCAACAGCAGGTGATTCTCCAAAAGcatcag GTTGGTGGAGGTTCATTATCGTCTCTGTGGGTTTAGCAACTCTCATAATTATTGTTGTCACCGTCAACGTGTGGACGAGAACTAAAG ggAAGAAAACCCAGATGGATAAAAACACT GGAcgtgatggtgatgatgatggtgaaggTAGAGTGAAATATGAAAACGTTGGAGAcccttctgtttctgtcagactcCACTGA
- the LOC113137082 gene encoding uncharacterized protein LOC113137082 isoform X1 produces MRERRTMAELTGIITSLFVMLLIDFPAETGQVSFINTDVRDGDDVTLSCENVKSDQDKCQKTNWFVDYPGQTERVEIITQGQISKSKPDRLSVTENCSLVLKKVTVEDVGRYTCRQFDTSGRQQGSDSVVFLSVVTMTEQKLHDKVTFSCQVFRQDDCYHLVKWLFQDKDVDQNNKDFQTSQTVCYATVTFLDSHFIYSSRFKLFKCEVTNTDGGKVQKFSFRRQSSGEETGQDTTTTTTTTTTTTKPTTTTTTTTKPTAGDSPKASGFGPEQKTDPQCLNGFPGWWRFIIVSVGLATLIIIVVTVNVWTRTKGKKTQMDKNTGRDGDDDGEGRVKYENVGDPSVSVRLH; encoded by the exons atgagagagagaagaacgaTGGCTGAATTGACAGGGATTATAACGTCTTTATTTGTGATGCTGCTGATTGACTTTCCAG CAGAAACTGGACAAGTTTCCTTCATCAACACCGATGTCAGAGATGGAGACGACGTCACTTTGtcttgtgaaaatgtgaaaagtgatcaggataaatgtcagaaaactaaTTGGTTTGTCGATTatccaggacagacagaaagagttGAGATTATTACACAGGGTCAGATTTCCAAATCTAAACCAGACAGACTGAGTGTTACAGAGAACTGTTCTCTGGTTCTAAAGAAGGTCACAGTTGAGGATGTTGGTCGTTACACCTGCAGACAGTTTGACACATCAGGACGACAACAAGGTTCAGACTCTGtggtttttctgtctgttgttaCCA TGACTGAACAGAAGCTCCATGATAAAGTGACGTTCAGCTGCCAAGTGTTTAGGCAGGATGATTGTTATCACCTAGTGAAGTGGCTGTTTCAGGATAAAGATGTGGATCAAAATAACAAAGACTTCCAGACATCACAGACTGTCTGCTACGCCACTGTGACTTTTCTGGATTCTCACTTTATTTACTCATCAAGGTTTAAATTATTCAAGTGTGAAGTGACAAATACTGACGGTGGAAAAGTGCAGAAGTTCAGCTTCAGACGTCAGAGCTCAGGtgaggaaacag GTCaggacacaacaacaacaacaacaacaacaacaacaacaactaaaccaacaacaacaacaacaacaacaactaaacCAACAGCAGGTGATTCTCCAAAAGcatcag GATTTGGCCCAGAACAGAAAACTGACCCACAATGTTTGAATGGTTTTCCAGGTTGGTGGAGGTTCATTATCGTCTCTGTGGGTTTAGCAACTCTCATAATTATTGTTGTCACCGTCAACGTGTGGACGAGAACTAAAG ggAAGAAAACCCAGATGGATAAAAACACT GGAcgtgatggtgatgatgatggtgaaggTAGAGTGAAATATGAAAACGTTGGAGAcccttctgtttctgtcagactcCACTGA
- the LOC113137082 gene encoding uncharacterized protein LOC113137082 isoform X3, with translation MRERRTMAELTGIITSLFVMLLIDFPAETGQVSFINTDVRDGDDVTLSCENVKSDQDKCQKTNWFVDYPGQTERVEIITQGQISKSKPDRLSVTENCSLVLKKVTVEDVGRYTCRQFDTSGRQQGSDSVVFLSVVTMTEQKLHDKVTFSCQVFRQDDCYHLVKWLFQDKDVDQNNKDFQTSQTVCYATVTFLDSHFIYSSRFKLFKCEVTNTDGGKVQKFSFRRQSSGQDTTTTTTTTTTTTKPTTTTTTTTKPTAGDSPKASGFGPEQKTDPQCLNGFPGWWRFIIVSVGLATLIIIVVTVNVWTRTKGKKTQMDKNTGRDGDDDGEGRVKYENVGDPSVSVRLH, from the exons atgagagagagaagaacgaTGGCTGAATTGACAGGGATTATAACGTCTTTATTTGTGATGCTGCTGATTGACTTTCCAG CAGAAACTGGACAAGTTTCCTTCATCAACACCGATGTCAGAGATGGAGACGACGTCACTTTGtcttgtgaaaatgtgaaaagtgatcaggataaatgtcagaaaactaaTTGGTTTGTCGATTatccaggacagacagaaagagttGAGATTATTACACAGGGTCAGATTTCCAAATCTAAACCAGACAGACTGAGTGTTACAGAGAACTGTTCTCTGGTTCTAAAGAAGGTCACAGTTGAGGATGTTGGTCGTTACACCTGCAGACAGTTTGACACATCAGGACGACAACAAGGTTCAGACTCTGtggtttttctgtctgttgttaCCA TGACTGAACAGAAGCTCCATGATAAAGTGACGTTCAGCTGCCAAGTGTTTAGGCAGGATGATTGTTATCACCTAGTGAAGTGGCTGTTTCAGGATAAAGATGTGGATCAAAATAACAAAGACTTCCAGACATCACAGACTGTCTGCTACGCCACTGTGACTTTTCTGGATTCTCACTTTATTTACTCATCAAGGTTTAAATTATTCAAGTGTGAAGTGACAAATACTGACGGTGGAAAAGTGCAGAAGTTCAGCTTCAGACGTCAGAGCTCAG GTCaggacacaacaacaacaacaacaacaacaacaacaacaactaaaccaacaacaacaacaacaacaacaactaaacCAACAGCAGGTGATTCTCCAAAAGcatcag GATTTGGCCCAGAACAGAAAACTGACCCACAATGTTTGAATGGTTTTCCAGGTTGGTGGAGGTTCATTATCGTCTCTGTGGGTTTAGCAACTCTCATAATTATTGTTGTCACCGTCAACGTGTGGACGAGAACTAAAG ggAAGAAAACCCAGATGGATAAAAACACT GGAcgtgatggtgatgatgatggtgaaggTAGAGTGAAATATGAAAACGTTGGAGAcccttctgtttctgtcagactcCACTGA